The genome window TAACTGTTGAAGATGTTCTAAGAAGAAGATTACAGACCATGGTACATAAAAAAGGACTTGCAAACACAGCAAAAGAAGCAAGAGTCTTTGTTGTACACGGACACATAGCTTTAAATGAAAAGAAAATTGATTCACCTAGCTATCTTGTTAAAAGAGGCGAAGAAGACTTAATAGGATTTTATCATTCTTCACCAGTAGAAAAACAGTACAAAGAAAGAACAGAAAAGAAAAGTACTGAAGAGGCATAATTAAATTTTTAAGGTGATAATATGGCAGAGAAAGAAAGATGGGGCGTAGCTAACATTTATTCATCATTCAACAACACAATAATAACCATAACTGACATAACCGGAGCAGAAACAATTACCCAGTGGTCTGGTGGAAAAGTGGTAAGGGCAGATAGACAGGAATCATCCCCCTTTGCAGCTATGGAAGCGGCTACAAGAGCAGCAGAAGATGTAAAAGAAAAAGGAATTATAGGATTGCATATTAAAGTAAGAGCCCCTGGTGGAAACGGACCAAGAACTCCAGGACCTGGTGCACAGGCTACAATAAGAGCCCTTGCAAGAGCAGGTATCAGAATTGGAAAAATAGAAGATGTTACTCCAATTCCTCATGATGGTACTGGAAGGCCCGGAGGTAAAAGGGGAAGAAGGGTCTAACATGGAGATAGATATTAAAGAAAAGAACGATAATGAACTTACATTTATCGTCGAAGATGTAGACGTATCCTTTATAAATGCAATAAGGAGAATATGCACAGTTGAAGTTTCAACAATGGCAATAGACACAGTTTCAATATTTAAGAATGATTCAACATTATTTGATGAAGTTTTAGCCCACAGGTTAGGATTAGTACCATTGGAAACAGATTTAGAAGCTTTTGTACTTCCATCCGAATGTGATTGCGATGATGACTGTCCAAGTTGCAGCGCATCATTAATTCTAAAAGAAAAAGGACCTAAAGTGGTCTATTCCGGAGATCTGGTTTCAGCTCATGAAGCTGTAAGGCCAGTATATGATAGCATACCTCTTTTAAAGTTAAAAGAAGGAGAAGAAGTTGAATTAGAGGCAATAGCAAAACTTGGAATCGGATTGGAACATGCAAAATGGCAGCCAACAACAACATGTGCATACAAATACTATCCATTAATTACAATAGATGATAGTTGCGAAGTCTGCATGAAATGTGTAAATGAATGTCCAAAAAACGTTTTAGAATATGATGAATCTGAGAATAAAATCATCATAACAGACATTGAAAATTGTTCTGCATGCAAAACATGCATGAATAACTGTGAACAGGGCGCAATTCATGTTGATGCAGTGGATGATAAATTCATATTTAAAATTGAAACAGACGGATCATTATCTCCTGAAGAAGTCCTAAAAAATGCATGTGATATTCTAAGCCAGAAATCAGAAAAAATTGTGGCATTTTGTAAAGGAGGAGCTAAGAAATGAAATTCACAAAAACAAATCCTAAACTCATTGAGCTTATTGGAACTCTAAAAGAGAAATCATACCAGGAAGAAGTTGCAATATGGAAAGATATTGCAAAAAGGCTTGAAAGATCAACAAGAAGGAAAGCAGAGGTTAATATATCAAAAATAAACAGACATTCATCTCCAGATGAAACTGTTCTGATTCCAGGAAAAATACTGGGAAGCGGTGAACTGGATCATAAAGTCAAAGTAGTGGCTCTTGGCTTTTCAAAAAAAGCTGAGGAAAAAATAGCCGCCGCTGGAGGAGAATGTTTAAATATCTCTGAAATACTCGATGAAAATCCAAAGGGAAATAGAATAAGGATAATTGAGTAATTATTAAAGAAGGTGTTTTTAATGATTATAGATGGAGAAGGACTCGTACTGGGAAGACTTGCAAGTACTGTAAGTAAAAAACTCCTGAATGGCGAGAAAATAGTAGTATTAAATGCCGAAAAGATTGTAATCTCAGGTACAAAAGAATGGGCATACGCAAGATACAAACAAAGGGTTGACAGGGCAAGTATATCAAACCCCAGAAGAATGGGGCCAAAATATCCTCGAAGACCTGACGATATCTTTAGAAGAACTGTAAGGGGGATGTTACCCTACAGAAAAACCACTGGAAGAGAAGCATTTAAAGGGCTTAAAGTTTACGTGGGAGTACCACAAGAATTTGAAGACGCTGAAGTTTTCAAAGTACAGGATGCACAACCTAAAAACATTAAAAAAAGCATAGAACTTGGGGAAGTATCCAGATTACTTGGGGCAAAGTTTGAAGTATAGGTGAAATAATGAAAAAAGTAATTCACACAAGCGGAAAAAGGAAAACTGCAATTGCAAGAGGTAGATTCAGAGAAGGAAAAGGGAGAATCAGAATAAATAAACGCCCTGTAGAACTCTATGGTCCTGAACTTGCAAGACTCAAAATCACAGAACCATTAAAACTTGCTGGGGATATTGTGAATAGTGTAGACATAGATGTAAAAGTTGTTGGCGGAGGCGTAATGGGACAGGCTGAAGCAGCACGTATGGTAATAGCCAAAGGTCTTATACAATGGACAAGTGACATGGATTTAAAGGAAAAATTCATCCAGTACGACAGAACCATGCTTGTAGGAGATCCAAGGAGATCAGAACCTAAAAAGTATGGTGGAAGAGGAGCCAGAGCAAGAAGACAGAAGAGTTACAGATAAACAAAATATAAAGTCTTCCTGTAATTTTCCTTTTAGAGATACAGAAAGATTATTTAATAAAATAATTTATTTCCTTTTTGCAGGAAATAAATTAGCTTTAAAAAAAATGAAAGATGATAAAACATGATTCCTGTAAGATGTATAAGCTGTGGTAAAGTTATATCCGCCTATTTTGATGAATACACCAAAAGGGTGGAAGATGGGGAAAACCCAAAAGAAGTCCTTGACGATCTTGGACTAAATAAATATTGTTGTAGAAGAATGTTAATAGCTCATGTTGAGGCTTGGTAAGGGGCTGTAGGGTAGCTTGGTCCATCCTCTCAGCCATTGAAAGAAGTATTCAGTGCAGGACGCTTGTCTCTACTCAATATTTTTTCAACTGAATCGGGGATGGTCACACCGGAACGCTGGAGACCCGAGTTCAAATCTCGGCAGCCCCATTTCGATAAATATATTTTATGATTCAATTATGAATCATTTTTTAGGAGAAGATGTTATGTCATCTAAACTTACAAGATTTGAGAAAGCAAGGATTATTGGTGCAAGAGCTCTTCAATTATCAATGGGAGCAAAACCAAAAATAGAAGTAACGGAAGCGCTTGATCCAATAGATATTGCAACTTTAGAACTAAAAAAAGGTTTAATTCCTCTTGATATTAGAAAATAACCATTTTTTTTCCAAAAGAGGTGTTTTTGTGGATAGTATTATTGAAGACGTCCGTGTTAGAAAAATTTTAGATAGCAGGGGAAACCCTACAGTAGAAGTAGATGTATTAACCTGGAATGGGTTTGGAAGAGCCGCAGCACCGAGTGGTGCAAGTACAGGGATACGAGAAGTTACGGCATTTCCAGAAGGCGGTGTTGACAAAATAATAAGTGAAGTTGAAGATATAATTTCATCCGAACTTATTGGTATGGATGCCGAAGATTTAAATGATATAGATGCGGTTTTAAAGGAAATAGATGGTACTGATAATCTATCTTCTTTAGGCGGTAACACAATAGTCGCTGTTTCAATGGCAACTGCAAAAGCAGCCGCTGCATCATACAATATGCCGTTATACAAATTCCTTGGAGGAAATATGAAAAATGAGATTCCATACCCTCTGGGAAATATGATAAACGGTGGAGCTCACGCCGGTAAAAACGCACCAGATATACAGGAATTTTTAATCCTTCCAGTAGGTGCACAAAATGTTAAAGAAGCGGTATTTGCAAATTCCAGTGTTCACAAAAAGATTGGAGAATTTATAAAGGCCAAGGACAGCACCTTCACCGGTGGAAAAGGAGATGAAGGCG of Methanobacterium sp. contains these proteins:
- a CDS encoding DNA-directed RNA polymerase subunit D; its protein translation is MEIDIKEKNDNELTFIVEDVDVSFINAIRRICTVEVSTMAIDTVSIFKNDSTLFDEVLAHRLGLVPLETDLEAFVLPSECDCDDDCPSCSASLILKEKGPKVVYSGDLVSAHEAVRPVYDSIPLLKLKEGEEVELEAIAKLGIGLEHAKWQPTTTCAYKYYPLITIDDSCEVCMKCVNECPKNVLEYDESENKIIITDIENCSACKTCMNNCEQGAIHVDAVDDKFIFKIETDGSLSPEEVLKNACDILSQKSEKIVAFCKGGAKK
- a CDS encoding DNA-directed RNA polymerase subunit K; protein product: MSSKLTRFEKARIIGARALQLSMGAKPKIEVTEALDPIDIATLELKKGLIPLDIRK
- a CDS encoding 50S ribosomal protein L18e; protein product: MKFTKTNPKLIELIGTLKEKSYQEEVAIWKDIAKRLERSTRRKAEVNISKINRHSSPDETVLIPGKILGSGELDHKVKVVALGFSKKAEEKIAAAGGECLNISEILDENPKGNRIRIIE
- a CDS encoding DNA-directed RNA polymerase subunit N — protein: MIPVRCISCGKVISAYFDEYTKRVEDGENPKEVLDDLGLNKYCCRRMLIAHVEAW
- a CDS encoding 30S ribosomal protein S9 is translated as MKKVIHTSGKRKTAIARGRFREGKGRIRINKRPVELYGPELARLKITEPLKLAGDIVNSVDIDVKVVGGGVMGQAEAARMVIAKGLIQWTSDMDLKEKFIQYDRTMLVGDPRRSEPKKYGGRGARARRQKSYR
- a CDS encoding 30S ribosomal protein S11 gives rise to the protein MAEKERWGVANIYSSFNNTIITITDITGAETITQWSGGKVVRADRQESSPFAAMEAATRAAEDVKEKGIIGLHIKVRAPGGNGPRTPGPGAQATIRALARAGIRIGKIEDVTPIPHDGTGRPGGKRGRRV
- a CDS encoding 50S ribosomal protein L13 — its product is MIIDGEGLVLGRLASTVSKKLLNGEKIVVLNAEKIVISGTKEWAYARYKQRVDRASISNPRRMGPKYPRRPDDIFRRTVRGMLPYRKTTGREAFKGLKVYVGVPQEFEDAEVFKVQDAQPKNIKKSIELGEVSRLLGAKFEV